The Pedobacter mucosus genome window below encodes:
- a CDS encoding tetratricopeptide repeat protein has product MNYFKQAILGFIIISSTNSFAQNGNSKSMQAMMNGDFKTAVNQLEKADAKTPDNANILKMLGYSYFQNGEFEQSIKTYSRLVVLKPNEVSAYYYRGKARLNIANDPKESLNTMRDNFYTAAIKDFTKAIELSGEEDTQMLQNRGLAYKDYAIFKSYKVKKSAEKAICIAIFNSSIADFQKVLTLQPLRKDIIDWVTYDKAQIASLK; this is encoded by the coding sequence ATGAACTATTTTAAACAAGCAATTTTAGGATTTATAATTATATCATCAACAAATAGTTTTGCTCAAAACGGCAATAGTAAGAGCATGCAGGCAATGATGAATGGCGATTTTAAAACTGCTGTTAATCAATTGGAAAAAGCTGATGCGAAAACGCCCGACAATGCGAATATTTTAAAAATGCTGGGCTATTCTTATTTCCAAAATGGCGAGTTTGAACAATCAATCAAAACTTATAGTCGTTTAGTTGTACTCAAACCAAATGAGGTTTCTGCCTATTATTACCGTGGAAAAGCACGTTTAAATATTGCAAATGATCCAAAGGAATCATTAAACACCATGCGTGATAATTTTTATACCGCAGCAATTAAAGATTTTACCAAAGCAATAGAATTAAGTGGTGAAGAGGATACACAGATGCTTCAAAATAGAGGTTTAGCTTATAAAGATTATGCAATCTTTAAATCTTATAAAGTTAAAAAAAGTGCTGAAAAAGCGATATGCATTGCAATATTTAACAGCTCAATAGCTGACTTTCAAAAAGTTTTGACGCTGCAACCGCTAAGAAAAGATATTATCGATTGGGTTACTTATGATAAAGCGCAGATTGCTAGCTTGAAATAA
- the gpmI gene encoding 2,3-bisphosphoglycerate-independent phosphoglycerate mutase, whose amino-acid sequence MKNKKLALIILDGWGYGNKDKSDAAFAANTPFFDAMLEKYPNSKLEASGVAVGLPVGQMGNSEVGHMNLGAGRVVYQELGRINKAIVDRELHNNPVLVNAFDYAKKNNKAVHFIGLVSNGGVHAHIDHLKALCDAANEAHVQKSFVHAFLDGRDTDPNSGLGFITDLQNHLKTTKTKLATMVGRYYAMDRDNRWERVKQAYDVMVNGIGEKTDDALSAIKKLYAEGITDEFLKPIVLTENGETVASIQNDDVVICFNFRTDRGREITTALTQKDFPEQQMHKLPLYYVTMTTYDESFEKVNVMFTKDDLAHTLGEVLAENNKNQIRIAETEKYPHVTFFFSGGREAEFQNEKRILIPSPKVATYDLQPEMSAAGITEAITKEMETGWADFICLNFANPDMVGHTGVFPAVIKAVETADKCAEIVVSKGLENGYSFILLADHGNSEFMVNNDGSANTAHTTNLVPCILIDNDYKTITDGKLGDVAPTILKILGVAIPPEMTGNILI is encoded by the coding sequence ATGAAAAATAAAAAACTTGCGCTAATCATTTTAGATGGTTGGGGCTACGGAAACAAAGACAAATCTGATGCTGCTTTTGCCGCAAATACTCCATTTTTCGACGCTATGCTTGAAAAATATCCTAATTCAAAACTCGAAGCTTCTGGTGTTGCAGTTGGTTTACCTGTCGGACAAATGGGTAATTCTGAAGTTGGACACATGAATTTAGGTGCTGGAAGAGTAGTTTATCAAGAACTTGGAAGGATAAACAAAGCAATCGTCGACCGCGAATTACACAATAATCCAGTATTAGTTAATGCATTTGATTATGCTAAAAAAAATAATAAAGCCGTTCATTTCATTGGTTTAGTATCCAACGGAGGTGTGCATGCGCATATAGATCATTTAAAAGCTTTGTGCGATGCTGCAAATGAAGCGCATGTTCAAAAATCATTTGTTCATGCTTTTTTAGATGGACGGGATACCGACCCAAATTCTGGTTTAGGTTTTATCACTGATCTTCAAAATCATTTAAAAACCACGAAAACGAAACTGGCAACAATGGTGGGTCGTTATTATGCGATGGATCGTGATAACCGTTGGGAACGTGTTAAGCAAGCTTACGATGTTATGGTAAATGGCATTGGTGAAAAAACTGATGATGCCTTAAGCGCTATAAAAAAACTTTATGCTGAAGGTATTACTGATGAGTTTTTGAAACCAATTGTATTAACCGAAAACGGTGAAACTGTTGCAAGCATACAAAATGATGATGTAGTGATATGCTTTAATTTTCGTACAGATAGGGGTAGAGAAATAACAACTGCACTTACACAAAAAGATTTCCCTGAACAGCAAATGCACAAGTTGCCCTTGTATTATGTTACCATGACAACTTATGATGAAAGTTTCGAAAAGGTAAACGTAATGTTCACAAAAGATGATTTGGCACATACCTTAGGTGAAGTTTTAGCAGAAAATAATAAAAATCAAATTAGAATTGCGGAGACAGAAAAATATCCACACGTTACTTTCTTTTTCTCAGGAGGAAGAGAAGCGGAATTCCAAAATGAGAAACGTATTCTGATTCCTTCACCAAAAGTTGCTACCTATGATCTGCAACCAGAAATGAGCGCTGCCGGCATCACCGAGGCCATTACCAAAGAAATGGAAACAGGATGGGCTGATTTTATTTGTTTAAACTTTGCAAATCCTGATATGGTTGGCCATACAGGTGTTTTTCCGGCGGTGATTAAAGCTGTAGAAACTGCTGATAAGTGTGCTGAAATCGTAGTTAGTAAAGGATTAGAAAATGGCTATTCTTTCATTCTTTTAGCAGACCATGGAAATTCAGAATTTATGGTCAACAATGATGGATCTGCAAATACTGCCCATACCACCAATCTAGTTCCTTGCATTTTAATTGATAACGATTATAAAACCATAACAGATGGAAAACTTGGTGATGTTGCGCCTACTATTTTGAAGATTTTAGGTGTAGCTATTCCACCAGAAATGACAGGAAACATATTGATATAA
- a CDS encoding DUF4783 domain-containing protein, producing MIRSLFILLISFSTIYNPTAIQADIIDDLSSYFKSSNSKEIAKNFSSTIELIIINEEDVYSKVQGEQILKDFFIKHPPIKTSIFHKINTNPSYRFGVILFTTAKETFRVSVTMKKFSNSFLITELRIEPAKD from the coding sequence ATGATCCGGAGCTTATTTATATTATTAATTAGTTTTTCAACAATATATAATCCTACAGCTATTCAGGCTGATATTATTGATGATTTATCCTCGTATTTTAAATCAAGTAATTCAAAAGAAATTGCAAAAAATTTTTCTTCTACCATAGAATTGATCATTATTAATGAAGAGGATGTCTATTCAAAAGTACAAGGCGAACAGATATTGAAAGACTTTTTTATTAAACATCCACCAATAAAAACAAGTATTTTTCATAAAATTAACACCAACCCTAGCTACCGTTTTGGTGTAATTCTTTTCACAACGGCTAAAGAGACTTTCCGCGTTTCAGTTACCATGAAAAAATTTAGTAACAGTTTTTTAATTACTGAATTGAGGATTGAACCTGCGAAAGATTAA